The following is a genomic window from Thioclava electrotropha.
AAACCGGATGTATAGTGATATGGCAGACGAAAAGCCTAAGTCCAGTATCAGGGACCAGATCAATCAAAACCTGAAGAAGGTTTATGAGGAGGCGCTTCAGGAAGAAGTGCCAGATCGGTTCAAAGACTTGCTGGCGCAACTCAAGGCGAAGGAGGGCGAAAAATGAC
Proteins encoded in this region:
- a CDS encoding NepR family anti-sigma factor; translation: MADEKPKSSIRDQINQNLKKVYEEALQEEVPDRFKDLLAQLKAKEGEK